A single region of the Pan troglodytes isolate AG18354 chromosome 18, NHGRI_mPanTro3-v2.0_pri, whole genome shotgun sequence genome encodes:
- the SRRM2 gene encoding serine/arginine repetitive matrix protein 2 isoform X8 yields the protein MLLEKDVNPGGKEETPGQRPAVTETHQLAELNEKKNERLRAAFGISDSYVDGSSFDPQRRAREAKQPAPEPPKPYSLVRESSSSRSPTPKQKKKKKKKDRGRRSESSSPRRERKKSSKKKQHRSESESKKRKHRSPTPKSKRKSKDKKRKRSRSTTPAPKSRRAHRSTSADSASSSDTSRSRSRSAAAKTHTTALTGRSPSPASGRRGEGDAPFSEPGTTSTQRPSSPEPATKQPSSPYEDKDKDKKEKSATRPSPSPERSSTGPEPPAPTPLLAERHGGSPQPLATTPLSQEPVNPPSEASPTRDRSPPKSPEKLPQSSSSESSPPSPQPTKVSRHASSSPESPKPAPAPGSHREISSSPTSKNRSHGRAKRDKSHSHTPSRRMGRSRSPATAKRGRSRSRTPTKRGHSRSRSPQWRRSRSAQRWGRSRSPQRRGRSRSPQRPGWSRSRNTQRRGRSRSARRGRSHSRSPATRGRSRSRTPARRGRSRSRTPARRRSRSRTPTRRRSRSRTPARRGRSRSRTPARRRSRTRSPVRRRSRSRSPARRSGRSRSRTPARRGRSRSRTPARRGRSRSRTPARRSGRSRSRTPARRGRSRSRTPRRGRSRSRSLVRRGRSHSRTPQRRGRSGSSSERKNKSRTSQRRSRSNSSPEMKKSRISSRRSRSLSSPRSKAKSRLSLRRSLSGSSPCPKQKSQTPARRSRSGSSQPKAKSRTPPRRSRSSSSPPPKQKSKTPSRQSHSSSSPHPKVKSGTPPRQGSITSPQANEQSVTPQRRSCFESSPDPELKSRTPSRHSCSGSSPPRVKSSTPPRQSPSRSSSPQPKVKAIISPRQRSHSGSSSPSPSRVTSRTTPRQSRSVSPCSNVESRLLPRYSHSGSSSPDTKVKPETPPRQSHSGSISPYPKVKAQTPPGPSLSGSKSPCPQEKSKDSLVQSCPGSLSLCAGVKSSTPPGESYFGLSSLQLKGQSQTSPDHISDTSSPEVRQSHSESPSLQSKSQTSPKGGRSRSSSPITELASRSPIRQDRGELSASPMLKSGMSPEQSRFQSDSSSYPTVDSNSLLGQSRLETAESKEKMALPPQEDATASPPRQKDKFSPFPVQDRPESSLVFKDTPRTPPRERSGAGSSPETKEQNSALPTSSQDEELMEVVEKSEEPAGQILSHLSSELKEMSTSNFESSPEVEERPAVSLTLDQSQSQASLEAVEVPSMASSWGGPHFSPEHKELSNSPLRENSFGSPLEFRNSGPLGTEMNTGFSSEVKEDLNGPFLNQLETDPSLDMKEQSTRSSRHSSSELSPDAVEKAGMSSNQSISSPVLDAVPRTPSRERSSSASSPEMKDGLPRTPSRRSRSGSSPGLRDGSGTPSRHSLSGSSPGMKDIPRTPSRGRSECDSSPEPKALPQTPRPRSRSPSSPELNNKCLTPQRERSGSESSVDQKTVARTPLGQRSRSGSSQELDVKPSASPQERSESDSSPDSKAKTRTPLRQRSRSGSSPEVDSKSRLSPRRSRSGSSPEVKDKPRAAPRAQSGSDSSPEPKAPAPRALPRRSRSGSSSKGRGPSPEGSSSTESSPEHPPKSRTARRGSRSSPEPKTKSRTPPRRRSSRSSPELTRKARLSRRSRSASSSPETRSRTPPRHRRSPSVSSPEPAEKSRSSRRRRSASSPRTKTTSRRGRSPSPKPRGLQRSRSRSRREKTRTTRRRDRSGSSQSTSRRRQRSRSRSRVTRRRRGGSGYHSRSPARQESSRTSSRRRRGRSRTPPTSRKRSRSRTSPAPWKRSRSRASPATHRRSRSRTPLISRRRSRSRTSPVSRRRSRSRTSVTRRRSRSRASPVSRRRSRSRTPPVTRRRSRSRTPTTRRRSRSRTPPVTRRRSRSRTPPVTRRRSRSRTSPITRRRSRSRTSPVTRRRSRSRTSPVTRRRSRSRTSPVTRRRSRSRTPPAIRRRSRSRTPLLPRKRSRSRSPLAIRRRSRSRTPRTARGKRSLTRSPPAIRRRSASGSSSDRSRSATPPATRNHSGSRTPPVALNSSRMSCFSRPSMSPTPLDRCRSPGMLEPLGSSRTPMSVLQQAGGSMMDGPGPRIPDHQRTSVPENHAQSRIALALTAISLGTARPPPSMSAAGLAARMSQVPAPVPLMSLRTAPAANLASRIPAASAAAMNLASARTPAIPTAVNLADSRTPAAAAAMNLASARTAVAPSAVNLADPRTPTAPAVNLAGARTPAALAALSLTGSGTPPTAANYPSSSRTPQAPASANLVGPRSAHATAPVNIAGSRTAAALAPASLTSARMAPALSGANLTSPRVPLSAYERVSGRTSPPLLDRARSRTPPSAPSQSRMTSERAPSPSSRMGQAPSQSLLPPAQDQPRSPVPSAFSDQSRCLIAQTTPVAGSLSLSSGAVATTTSSAGDHNGMLSVPAPGVPHSDVGEPPASTGAQQPSALAALQPAKERRSSSSSSSSSSSSSSSSSSSSSSSSSGSSSSDSEGSSLPVQPEVALKRVPSPTPAPKEAIREGRPPEPTPAKRKRRSSSSSSSSSSSSSSSSSSSSSSSSSSSSSSSSSSSSSSSSSSPSPAKPGPQALPKPASPKKPPPGERRSRSPRKPIDSLRDSRSLSYSPVERRRPSPQPSPRDQQSSSSERGSRRGQRGDSRSPSHKRRRETPSPRPMRHRSSRSP from the exons ATGTTGCTGGAGAAGGATGTGAACCCTGGGGGCAAGGAGGAGACCCCAGGGCAGAGGCCAGC GGTCACGGAGACTCACCAGTTGGCAGAATTAAATGAGAAGAAGAATGAAAGACTCCGTGCTGCCTTTGGCATCAGTGATTCTTACGTAGATGGCAGCTCTTTTGATCCTCAGCGTCGTGCCCGAGAAGCTAAACAACCAGCTCCTGAGCCTCCCAAACCTTACAG CCTTGTTCGGGAGTCTAGCAGTTCTCGCTCACCAACCCCaaagcagaagaagaagaaaaagaagaaagatagagGACG CAGGTCAGAGAGCAGCTCTCCTCGacgggagagaaagaaaagctcaAAGAAGAAGCAGCACAG GTCAGAATCTGAGTCCAAGAAACGTAAGCATAG GTCTCCCACTCCAAAGAGCAAACGTAAATCTAAGGACAAAAAGCGAAAGCG GTCTCGAAGTACAACACCAGCCCCCAAGAGCCGCCGGGCCCACCGTTCAACTTCTGCTGACTCTGCTTCCTCCTCCGATACTTCCCGCAGTCG GTCTCGAAGTGCTGCAGCTAAAACTCATACAACTGCCTTGACTGGGCGAAGTCCTTCCCCTGCTTCAGGGCGACGCGGGGAGGGAGATGCGCCTTTCAGTGAACCAGGTACTACCAGCACACAACGGCCTAGTAGCCCGGAGCCTGCTACGAAACAGCCTAGCAGCCCTTATGAAGACAAAGATAAAGACAAGAAGGAG AAATCTGCAACTCGACCTAGCCCCTCTCCGGAAAGGAGCAGCACAGGCCCAGAACCACCTGCTCCCACTCCGCTCCTTGCTGAGCGACATGGCGGCTCCCCACAACCCCTTGCAACCACCCCCTTAAGCCAGGAGCCAGTGAACCCCCCATCTGAGGCCTCTCCAACTCGGGACCGTTCACCACCTAAGTCTCCCGAGAAACTTCCCCAGTCTTCTTCCTCAGAGAGCAGCCCACCATCCCCTCAACCTACCAAAGTTTCTCGGCATGCCAGCTCTTCCCCAGAAAGTCCTAAACCTGCTCCAGCTCCAGGGTCCCACCGAGAGATTTCTTCTTCTCCCACATCTAAGAATCGCTCACATGGCCGAGCAAAACGGGATAAATCACATTCTCATACCCCCTCCCGTAGGATGGGGAGGTCCCGTAGCCCTGCCACCGCTAAGAGAGGGCGATCTCGGTCTCGAACCCCTACCAAGAGAGGTCATTCTCGATCCCGATCTCCCCAGTGGCGTAGGTCCAGGTCTGCACAGAGGTGGGGAAGATCTAGAAGCCCCCAGCGACGTGGCCGCTCTAGGTCTCCTCAGcgaccaggctggtctaggaGCAGAAATACCCAGAGAAGAGGCAGGTCTAGGTCAGCAAGGCGAGGGAGGTCCCACTCTAGATCCCCAGCCACTAGGGGTAGATCTCGTTCTAGAACACCAGCCCGCCGGGGCAGGTCCCGCTCTAGAACACCTGCCAGGCGGAGATCACGATCCAGAACTCCCACCAGGCGTAGGTCTCGGTCTAGAACACCAGCCCGGAGGGGCAGGTCTCGGTCTAGAACACCTGCTAGGCGCAGATCTAGGACCCGATCACCAGTACGACGCAGGTCTCGTAGTAGATCACCAGCCAGGAGAAGTGGCAGGTCACGCTCTAGAACCCCAGCTAGACGTGGCCGCTCACGCTCCAGAACCCCAGCCAGACGTGGCCGCTCACGCTCTAGAACCCCAGCTAGACGCAGTGGTCGCTCACGCTCCAGAACACCAGCCAGGAGAGGGAGGTCTCGGTCTAGGACACCAAGACGAGGAAGATCCCGCAGTAGAAGCTTAGTTAGACGTGGAAGATCTCACTCTAGAACACCTCAAAGAAGAGGCAGATCTGGCTCATCTTCAGAGCGGAAAAACAAATCCAGAACATCTCAAAGAAGAAGCAGGTCCAATTCAAGCCCAGAAATGAAGAAATCTCGCATTTCTTCAAGGCGGAGCAGGTCTCTCTCTTCACCACGGTCCAAAGCAAAATCTCGCTTGTCTTTGAGGCGCAGCCTTTCAGGGTCTTCCCCATGCCCTAAACAAAAGTCACAGACACCAGCTAGGCGCAGTCGCTCTGGATCCTCCCAACCTAAAGCTAAATCTAGAACGCCACCCAGACGCAGTCGCTCCAGTTCTTCTCCGCCACCTAAACAGAAATCTAAGACACCATCAAGACAAAGTCATTCCAGTTCATCTCCTCATCCTAAAGTGAAATCTGGAACACCACCGAGGCAAGGGTCCATAACAAGTCCCCAGGCCAATGAGCAATCTGTAACGCCACAAAGACGGAGCTGTTTTGAATCATCACCTGACCCTGAGTTGAAATCTAGGACCCCTTCTAGACATAGCTGCTCAGGGTCCTCTCCTCCTAGAGTGAAATCTAGCACACCTCCCAGACAGAGCCCATCTAGGTCGTCATCTCCACAACCCAAAGTGAAGGCAATAATATCACCAAGACAAAGAAGCCATTCTGGCTCCTCTTCTCCAAGTCCTAGTAGGGTGACGTCGAGAACAACTCCACGGCAAAGCAGATCAGTATCTCCCTGCTCCAATGTGGAATCCAGATTGTTGCCAAGATATAGTCATTCTGGGTCCTCCTCACCAGATACCAAAGTGAAACCTGAAACACCGCCAAGACAAAGTCACTCAGGGTCTATTTCACCATACCCCAAAGTAAAGGCCCAAACTCCACCGGGGCCAAGTCTTTCTGGATCAAAGTCACCATGTCCCCAAGAGAAGTCTAAAGACTCACTAGTTCAAAGTTGCCCTGGATCCCTGTCTCTCTGTGCAGGAGTAAAATCTAGCACACCACCAGGCGAGAGCTATTTTGGTCTCTCATCTCTGCAACTGAAAGGACAATCTCAAACTTCACCAGACCACATATCTGATACTTCAAGTCCAGAAGTGAGACAGAGTCATTCAGAATCACCATCTCTGCAGAGCAAATCTCAAACATCACCTAAGGGAGGTCGGTCCAGGTCTTCATCTCCAATCACTGAGCTGGCATCCAGATCTCCAATAAGACAAGATAGAGGTGAGTTGTCAGCGAGTCCTATGTTGAAATCGGGAATGTCTCCTGAGCAGAGCAGGTTCCAGTCTGACTCTTCTTCATATCCTACAGTAGACTCGAATTCTCTCTTGGGGCAGAGTAGATTGGagactgctgaatcaaaagagaaaatggcCTTACCCCCTCAGGAGGATGCTACTGCATCACCTCctagacagaaagacaaatttagtCCCTTTCCAGTACAGGATAGGCCTGAGTCTTCACTGGTATTCAAAGACACACCTAGAACCCCGCCAAGGGAAAGAAGTGGTGCTGGGTCATCTCCAGAAACAAAAGAGCAAAATAGTGCATTGCCTACGTCAAGCCAAGATGAAGAGTTAATGGAGGTGGTAGAGAAGTCTGAAGAACCCGCAGGCCAAATCCTGTCTCATTTGTCTTCAGAACTTAAAGAAATGTCCACAAGTAACTTTGAATCATCTCCTGAAGTAGAAGAAAGGCCTGCTGTGTCTTTGACTCTTGATCAGAGCCAGTCACAGGCTTCTTTGGAAGCAGTAGAAGTCCCTTCAATGGCCTCATCTTGGGGTGGGCCACATTTTTCTCCAGAACATAAAGAACTGTCTAACTCCCCACTCAGGGAGAACAGCTTTGGATCACCTTTAGAATTTAGAAACTCAGGCCCACTTGGTACAGAAATGAATACTGGATTTTCTTCTGAGGTTAAAGAAGATTTGAATGGACCGTTTCTTAATCAGCTGGAAACAGATCCATCTCTAGACATGAAAGAACAATCGACAAGATCCTCTAGACACAGCAGTTCTGAGTTATCCCCAGATGCAGTGGAAAAGGCAGGGATGTCTTCAAATCAGAGCATCTCTTCACCTGTGCTTGATGCTGTACCCAGAACACCCTCGAGAGAAAGAAGTAGTTCTGCATCTTCTCCTGAAATGAAAGATGGTTTACCCAGAACTCCATCAAGGAGAAGCAGGTCTGGGTCTTCTCCAGGACTTAGAGATGGGTCTGGGACTCCCTCGAGGCACAGCCTGTCTGGGTCCTCTCCTGGAATGAAAGATATACCTAGAACGCCATCTAGAGGGAGAAGCGAATGTGATTCTTCCCCAGAACCGAAAGCTTTGCCTCAGACTCCTAGGCCGAGGAGTCGTTCTCCGTCATCCCCAGAGCTCAACAACAAGTGTCTTACCCCCCAGAGAGAAAGAAGCGGGTCAGAATCATCAGTTGATCAGAAAACTGTGGCTCGGACTCCCCTGGGGCAGAGAAGTCGTTCGGGATCCTCTCAAGAACTTGATGTGAAACCCAGTGCATCCCCTCAGGAAAGAAGTGAGTCAGACTCTTCTCCGGATTCTAAAGCCAAGACACGAACCCCACTTCGGCAGAGGAGTCGGTCTGGATCATCTCCAGAGGTTGACAGCAAATCTCGACTATCCCCTCGGCGCAGTAGGTCTGGTTCCTCCCCTGAAGTGAAAGATAAGCCAAGAGCAGCACCCAGGGCACAGAGTGGTTCTGATTCCTCTCCTGAACCTAAAGCTCCAGCCCCTCGGGCCCTTCCTAGACGAAGCAGATCAGGTTCATCAAGCAAAGGCAGAGGCCCTTCTCCTGAAGGAAGCAGCAGTACCGAGTCCTCTCCTGAACATCCGCCCAAATCCAGAACTGCTCGCAGAGGTTCCAGGTCATCACCAGAGCCCAAGACCAAGTCTCGTACACCACCTCGACGTCGCAGCTCTCGATCATCTCCTGAGCTAACAAGGAAGGCCAGACTGTCCCGTAGAAGCCGCTCTGCCTCATCCTCACCAGAAACTCGCTCTAGAACTCCCCCAAGGCACCGGAGAAGTCCCTCAGTGTCTTCCCCGGAGCCAGCCGAAAAGTCGAGGTCTTCACGCCGACGGCGCTCAGCTTCATCTCCACGTACTAAGACAACCTCAAGGAGAGGCCGCTCTCCTTCGCCAAAGCCTCGTGGACTCCAGAGGTCCCGTTCCCGCtcaaggagagagaaaacaagaaCAACCCGACGTCGAGATAGGTCTGGATCTTCTCAGTCAACCTCTCGGCGAAGACAGCGGAGCCGGTCAAGGTCGCGGGTTACTCGGCGGCGGAGGGGAGGCTCTGGTTATCACTCAAGGTCACCTGCCCGGCAGGAAAGTTCCCGGACCTCCTCTCGACGCCGAAGAGGCCGCTCTCGGACACCCCCAACCAGTCGGAAGCGTTCTCGCTCACGCACATCACCAGCCCCGTGGAAACGCTCTAGATCTCGAGCCTCTCCAGCCACTCACCGGCGATCCAGGTCCAGAACCCCCCTGATAAGCCGACGTAGGTCCAGGTCTCGAACTTCACCAGTCAGCCGGAGACGGTCAAGGTCCAGGACTTCAGTGACTCGACGAAGATCCCGGTCAAGAGCATCCCCAGTGAGCAGAAGGCGATCCAGATCCAGAACGCCACCAGTAACCCGCCGTCGTTCAAGGTCTAGAACACCAACAACACGCCGCCGCTCCCGTTCTAGAACTCCACCAGTGACTCGCAGAAGGTCCAGATCCAGGACTCCACCAGTAACCAGGAGGCGATCTCGAAGCAGAACTTCGCCTATCACTCGCAGAAGATCAAGATCCAGAACATCTCCGGTCACCCGAAGGAGATCTCGATCTCGCACATCTCCAGTAACTCGAAGAAGGTCCCGCTCTCGAACCTCACCAGTAACACGCCGCCGCTCTAGGTCCCGGACACCTCCAGCTATTCGGCGCCGCTCTAGATCTCGAACGCCACTGTTACCACGCAAACGTTCTCGAAGTCGCTCACCACTTGCTATCCGCCGCCGCTCCAGATCCCGTACTCCACGAACAGCTCGGGGTAAACGGTCCTTAACAAGATCTCCTCCAGCCATCCGCAGGCGTTCTGCATCTGGAAGTAGTTCTGATCGTTCACGATCTGCTACTCCTCCGGCAACAAGAAATCATTCTGGTTCACGGACACCTCCAGTAGCACTCAACAGTTCCAGAATGAGCTGCTTCAGTCGTCCTAGCATGTCCCCAACACCTCTTGATCGCTGCAGATCACCTGGAATGCTTGAACCCCTTGGCAGCTCTAGAACACCCATGTCTGTCCTGCAGCAAGCCGGTGGCTCCATGATGGATGGTCCAGGTCCCCGAATACCTGACCACCAGAGAACATCTGTGCCGGAAAATCATGCTCAGTCCAGGATTGCACTTGCCCTGACAGCTATCAGTCTTGGCACCGCTCGGCCTCCTCCGTCCATGTCTGCTGCTGGCCTTGCTGCAAGAATGTCCCAGGTTCCAGCTCCGGTGCCTCTCATGAGTCTCAGAACCGCCCCAGCAGCCAACCTTGCCAGCAGGATTCCTGCAGCCTCTGCGGCAGCCATGAACCTAGCCAGCGCCAGGACACCTGCCATTCCAACAGCAGTGAACCTGGCTGACTCTCGAACGCCAGCTGCAGCAGCGGCCATGAACTTGGCCAGCGCCAGAACAGCGGTGGCACCTTCGGCTGTGAACCTGGCTGACCCTCGCACTCCCACAGCCCCAGCTGTGAACCTAGCAGGGGCCAGAACCCCAGCTGCCTTGGCAGCTCTGAGTCTCACAGGCTCTGGCACACCACCAACTGCTGCAAACTATCCCTCCAGCTCCAGAACACCACAGGCTCCAGCCTCTGCAAACCTGGTGGGTCCTCGGTCTGCACATGCCACAGCTCCTGTGAATATTGCCGGCTCCAGAACCGCTGCAGCCTTGGCCCCCGCGAGCCTCACCAGTGCTAGGATGGCTCCAGCATTGTCTGGTGCAAACCTCACCAGCCCCAGGGTGCCCCTTTCTGCCTACGAGCGTGTCAGTGGCAGAACCTCACCGCCGCTCCTTGACCGAGCTAGGTCCAGAACACCACCGTCTGCCCCAAGCCAGTCTAGGATGACCTCTGAACGggctccctccccttcctctagAATGGGCCAGGCTCCTTCACAGTCTCTCCTCCCTCCAGCACAGGATCAGCCGAGGTCTCCTGTGCCTTCTGCTTTTTCAGACCAATCCCGTTGTTTGATTGCCCAGACCACCCCTGTAGCAGGGTCTCTGTCCCTTTCCTCTGGGGCAGTGGCAACGACCACGTCCTCTGCTGGTGATCACAATGGCATGCTCTCTGTCCCTGCCCCTGGGGTGCCCCACTCTGATGTGGGGGAGCCACCTGCCTCTACTGGGGCCCAGCAGCCTTCTGCATTAGCCGCCCTGCAGCCAGCAAAGGAGCGGCggagttcctcctcctcctcgtcgtcctccagctcctcctcttcgTCGTCGTCGTCGTCGTCGTCGTCCTCTTCCTCTGGCTCCAGTTCTAGTGACTCAGAGGGCTCTAGCCTTCCTGTGCAACCTGAGGTGGCACTGAAGAG ggtccccagccccaccccagccccaaagGAGGCTATTCGAGAGGGACGTCCTCCGGAGCCAACCCCAGCCAAACGGAAGAGGCGCTCTAGCAGTTCCAGTTCCAgctcctcctcttcatcttcctcctcctcctcctcctcctcttcttcctcctcctcttcctcctcttcttcttcctcctcatcttcctcctcctcctcgtcttcctccccttcccctgctAAGCCTGGCCCTCAGGCCTTGCCCAAACCTGCAAGCCCCAAGAAGCCACCCCCTGGTGAGCGGAG GTCCCGCAGCCCCCGGAAGCCGATAGACTCCCTCAGGGACTCTCGGTCCCTCAGCTACTCGCCTGTGGAGCGTCGCCGTCCCTCGCCCCAGCCCTCACCACGGGACCAGCAGAG cagcagcagtgagCGGGGTTCCCGGAGAGGCCAGCGTGGGGACAGCCGCTCCCCCAGCCACAAGCGCAGGAGGGAGACACCTAGCCCTCGGCCCATGAGACACCGCTCCTCCAG GTCTCCATAA